The Kineothrix sp. MB12-C1 genome includes a window with the following:
- a CDS encoding MazG family protein yields the protein MAIKMDRKYSLDDFINIVEALRSENGCPWDRVQTHGSLKPCMMEEAAELLASIRIYDKTGNAENMREELGDILLQVVMHAQIAKEEKLFTLEDVIHEISEKMVRRHPHVFGDMEANDHNEIRDNWEEIKKKEKEGKDWIESPLREIPRELPSLVRASKVLKKMDKLYGISTDYSINIDNMRENIEKLAKYNPGEKAEGIDEIIGDIMLQIADISRQYKVNAEQLLNDRIEDMIDKCESIEKP from the coding sequence ATGGCTATTAAAATGGATAGAAAGTATTCATTGGATGATTTTATAAATATAGTAGAGGCTTTAAGGAGCGAGAACGGCTGCCCATGGGATAGGGTGCAGACTCATGGGAGCTTAAAGCCCTGTATGATGGAGGAGGCAGCAGAGCTGCTAGCCTCCATTCGTATTTATGATAAAACAGGGAATGCGGAGAATATGCGTGAGGAGTTGGGGGATATTCTTTTGCAGGTAGTGATGCATGCGCAGATCGCGAAGGAAGAGAAGCTTTTCACCCTGGAAGATGTGATTCATGAAATTAGCGAGAAGATGGTACGGCGTCATCCACATGTATTTGGCGATATGGAGGCAAATGACCATAATGAGATTAGGGATAATTGGGAGGAAATTAAGAAGAAAGAAAAGGAAGGAAAGGATTGGATTGAATCCCCTCTTAGGGAGATTCCAAGAGAACTTCCTTCCTTAGTAAGGGCTTCTAAGGTTCTGAAAAAGATGGACAAGCTCTATGGTATTAGCACAGATTATAGTATAAATATAGATAATATGCGTGAAAACATTGAAAAATTGGCGAAATATAATCCCGGCGAAAAGGCTGAGGGGATAGATGAAATCATTGGCGATATTATGCTCCAGATAGCCGATATTTCACGACAATATAAAGTCAATGCAGAGCAGCTTTTGAATGATCGGATTGAAGATATGATAGATAAATGTGAATCAATAGAAAAACCTTGA
- a CDS encoding HU family DNA-binding protein, with protein sequence MNKTELVAAIAEQAELSKKDAEKALKAFTDVVAEELKKDGKVQLVGFGTFEVSKRAAREGRNPQSGEVMKIAASKAPKFKAGKALKDMVNA encoded by the coding sequence ATGAACAAAACAGAATTGGTTGCAGCTATCGCTGAGCAGGCCGAATTATCAAAGAAGGATGCAGAAAAGGCTCTGAAAGCTTTTACGGATGTTGTAGCAGAAGAATTAAAGAAAGATGGTAAAGTGCAGTTAGTTGGTTTCGGCACATTTGAAGTTTCCAAGAGAGCAGCAAGAGAAGGTAGAAATCCTCAGAGCGGCGAAGTTATGAAGATTGCAGCTTCCAAGGCTCCTAAGTTTAAAGCTGGTAAGGCTTTAAAGGATATGGTTAACGCATAA
- a CDS encoding RNA-binding S4 domain-containing protein produces the protein MRLDKYLKVSRLIKRRTVANEACDAGRVLINDKPAKASTNVKQGDIIAIQFGNKEVKVEVLDVQETVKKDEAKELFRYM, from the coding sequence ATGCGGCTTGATAAATATTTAAAGGTCTCTCGCCTGATTAAGAGGCGTACGGTGGCGAATGAAGCATGTGATGCCGGGAGAGTGCTTATTAACGATAAACCGGCGAAGGCTTCCACTAATGTGAAGCAGGGTGATATTATCGCTATTCAATTCGGTAATAAGGAAGTTAAGGTAGAAGTGCTTGATGTACAAGAGACTGTGAAAAAGGATGAAGCGAAAGAACTGTTTCGGTATATGTAA
- the yabP gene encoding sporulation protein YabP, which yields MEDLSTAKQRTHKLMLTNRRTCTISGVSDVLSFDIKEVLLETDQGMLMIKGGDLHVSRLTLDKGEVDIDGKIDSFTYSEVTGYGSKGESLISRLFK from the coding sequence ATGGAAGATTTAAGTACCGCAAAACAGCGTACTCATAAATTAATGCTTACTAACAGGCGGACATGTACTATCAGTGGAGTAAGCGATGTACTTTCCTTCGATATCAAAGAGGTATTGCTGGAAACCGACCAGGGAATGCTCATGATAAAGGGCGGAGACTTACATGTAAGCCGTTTGACGCTGGATAAAGGAGAAGTGGATATCGATGGAAAAATAGACAGCTTCACTTATTCTGAAGTGACGGGATACGGCAGCAAGGGAGAATCCCTTATTTCCAGATTGTTTAAATAG
- the yabQ gene encoding spore cortex biosynthesis protein YabQ — MSLSQDIINEVYFLFSSILMGIIITFAYDFLLIIRRIVRHNLFFISLEDLIFWMVCAITVFYMLYKENNGILRWFAVFGAALGMLLYKKTVGNHFVHIVSVCIQKEIELLGKIVGFIWRPVKRLLQRIGKLVGAFIRKQKKLARYAKKKLTILIKMLKMTVCKH; from the coding sequence ATGAGTCTGAGCCAGGATATTATTAATGAAGTGTACTTTCTATTCAGTTCCATTCTTATGGGAATTATTATCACCTTCGCATATGACTTCCTGCTCATAATAAGAAGGATTGTCAGGCACAATCTTTTCTTCATATCGCTGGAGGATCTTATTTTCTGGATGGTATGCGCTATTACTGTTTTCTATATGCTATATAAGGAGAATAACGGAATTCTCAGATGGTTTGCTGTTTTTGGCGCGGCACTTGGAATGCTGCTCTACAAAAAGACGGTAGGAAATCATTTCGTACATATTGTATCAGTCTGCATTCAAAAGGAGATCGAACTTCTGGGAAAAATAGTAGGTTTTATCTGGAGACCGGTGAAAAGGCTGCTGCAGCGGATAGGGAAACTGGTAGGTGCTTTTATCAGGAAACAGAAGAAGCTGGCAAGATATGCGAAAAAGAAGTTGACGATTCTGATAAAAATGCTTAAAATGACAGTATGTAAGCATTGA
- a CDS encoding FtsB family cell division protein has translation MGIIMARRVAYRKKNQNRFGMFLVTTVIVMMLVVVAINSIELKQKLAMYKAKEQMLTEQIAEEEKRTEEIAEYEKYTQTKKYVEEVAKDKLGLVHEGEIIFKNEE, from the coding sequence ATGGGAATTATTATGGCGAGGCGGGTAGCTTACCGGAAGAAAAATCAGAATAGGTTTGGTATGTTTCTGGTTACCACGGTAATCGTTATGATGCTTGTCGTAGTAGCGATTAACAGTATCGAACTGAAGCAGAAGCTTGCGATGTATAAGGCGAAAGAGCAGATGCTTACGGAACAGATTGCAGAAGAAGAGAAGCGTACAGAGGAGATTGCGGAATACGAGAAATATACGCAGACTAAGAAATACGTCGAGGAAGTAGCCAAAGATAAGCTGGGACTAGTGCACGAAGGCGAGATTATCTTTAAGAATGAAGAGTGA
- a CDS encoding SpoIIE family protein phosphatase: MKKQLVNGEAPFDSVLPEYGKRKLLMYADSFRDLATTFSDMQSEEKEQTENADDRQEVLWRRRLVENRDLMAGHLNEMAQIMTQVAQESYKVIPMNERKIKQLSHALKEEDVLLKDVYMLEKEDRHKVLSLTMRAAKGAAPSVEEIGNLLSVLLNFRFIPAKNCPIFVSRDWNSYQYVEEPGFHILTGVARAVKETESISGDNYAFVEVREGISTAILSDGMGSGEKACKDSEFVVDLIEKFLEAGFSKETAVQMINGSLIAGGEAQNMSTLDLCQIDLYTGVCEFIKIGSAPSYIKREHLVDQISARNLPLGVFYEMDMETTRRRLVDGDYIIMLSDGILDALSQGMGEEILPEVIGKAELKNPGEMANYILNFCIHQSRGRIRDDMTVMVTGIWENL, from the coding sequence ATGAAAAAACAGCTTGTAAATGGGGAGGCGCCCTTTGACAGTGTATTACCTGAATATGGAAAAAGGAAACTTTTGATGTATGCAGATTCTTTTCGGGATCTGGCGACTACATTTAGCGATATGCAAAGTGAAGAAAAAGAACAAACGGAGAATGCAGATGACAGGCAGGAAGTCTTATGGAGAAGGAGGCTTGTGGAGAATCGGGATTTGATGGCCGGGCATTTAAATGAAATGGCACAGATTATGACTCAGGTGGCGCAGGAATCCTATAAAGTGATTCCAATGAATGAGCGTAAAATAAAACAGCTCTCACATGCGCTAAAAGAAGAGGATGTATTGTTAAAGGATGTATATATGCTGGAAAAGGAGGACAGGCATAAGGTACTGAGTCTTACGATGCGCGCGGCCAAAGGAGCGGCACCTTCGGTGGAAGAAATAGGGAATCTATTATCGGTTCTTCTTAACTTTCGATTTATACCGGCAAAGAATTGCCCCATATTCGTGAGTAGGGATTGGAATAGTTACCAATATGTGGAGGAGCCTGGATTTCACATTTTGACAGGGGTTGCCCGGGCGGTGAAGGAGACGGAGAGCATATCCGGGGATAATTATGCCTTTGTAGAGGTGAGAGAAGGGATTTCAACCGCGATATTGTCCGATGGAATGGGTTCCGGCGAGAAAGCGTGCAAGGATAGCGAGTTTGTCGTGGATTTGATTGAGAAGTTCCTGGAGGCAGGATTCAGCAAAGAAACTGCCGTGCAGATGATCAATGGTTCTCTGATTGCAGGCGGTGAGGCACAGAATATGTCTACATTGGATTTGTGTCAGATCGATCTTTATACAGGGGTGTGTGAATTCATTAAGATTGGCTCCGCTCCGTCTTATATTAAAAGAGAGCACTTGGTAGATCAGATTTCTGCCAGAAACCTGCCCCTTGGAGTATTCTATGAAATGGATATGGAGACGACGAGGCGTCGCTTGGTAGATGGAGATTACATTATTATGTTATCAGACGGCATTCTGGATGCGCTCTCTCAAGGAATGGGAGAAGAGATACTTCCGGAGGTGATCGGGAAGGCAGAATTAAAGAATCCGGGGGAAATGGCTAATTATATTCTGAACTTCTGTATACATCAGAGCCGGGGGAGAATCCGTGATGATATGACAGTGATGGTGACGGGAATCTGGGAGAATTTATGA
- the tilS gene encoding tRNA lysidine(34) synthetase TilS, with amino-acid sequence MNGRIFSKVKAYMKKYEMLVPDDTVVAGVSGGADSVCLLLMLCEIAKEVPIHLVVVHVNHGFREEAKRDADYVGQLCKERGLPFFLVEEDVRAYAKREKLSEEEAGRKVRYFAFAKVLKEQTKGKGKIAVAHNAGDRVETMLFHLFRGTGLAGASGIKPVRENVIRPLLCLHREEIEEYLAEKGVPFCIDRTNLEDTYTRNRIRNHILPFAEREICKGASEHMWEAADMLLETEEYIRKQAEKIYESCKVTIEGTEQKEEAREVINSKADAIVLRADVLTLQEPFMQKQVLLRCLEELTGHRRDITSVHIEDIRKLLNRQGSKQISLPYGLIATKEYGSLTIGTSIAGNGHCKAKEKGPALAISIPGTVQVPGLGEVEFSVFSYEKTQIIPEKSYTKWFDYDRITRSLAFRQRETGDYLTINEDLSKKTLKNYMIGEKIPKSQRGELYVLTEGSHVLWVPGYRISQYYKVTEYTKSILEVRLRGGLFKCQKE; translated from the coding sequence ATGAACGGAAGAATCTTTTCAAAAGTAAAAGCATATATGAAGAAGTATGAGATGTTAGTGCCGGATGACACTGTTGTAGCAGGGGTGTCAGGCGGCGCTGATTCTGTATGCCTTTTGCTTATGCTCTGTGAAATAGCGAAGGAAGTACCGATACATCTAGTTGTTGTTCATGTAAATCATGGATTCCGGGAAGAAGCAAAGAGGGATGCAGATTATGTAGGGCAGTTGTGTAAGGAACGAGGCCTTCCTTTTTTTCTGGTTGAGGAAGATGTAAGAGCATATGCGAAACGAGAGAAGTTATCCGAAGAAGAAGCCGGACGGAAAGTGAGATATTTTGCCTTTGCTAAGGTATTGAAGGAGCAAACAAAAGGCAAAGGTAAAATTGCAGTGGCCCATAATGCGGGAGACCGGGTGGAAACCATGCTGTTTCATCTGTTCAGGGGGACCGGGCTTGCAGGAGCCAGTGGAATAAAACCGGTGAGAGAGAATGTTATACGCCCGCTGTTATGCCTGCATAGAGAGGAAATCGAAGAGTACCTGGCGGAAAAAGGAGTTCCTTTCTGTATAGACAGGACGAACCTGGAGGATACTTATACAAGGAACCGGATACGTAACCACATACTTCCTTTTGCGGAAAGGGAAATCTGTAAGGGGGCATCGGAACATATGTGGGAAGCTGCCGATATGCTTCTGGAAACGGAAGAATATATTCGGAAACAAGCGGAAAAAATATATGAATCCTGTAAAGTGACGATAGAAGGAACCGAACAAAAGGAAGAGGCCAGAGAAGTAATTAATAGTAAGGCAGACGCAATTGTGCTTCGGGCAGATGTGTTGACGCTGCAAGAACCTTTTATGCAAAAGCAAGTGCTCCTTCGCTGCTTAGAAGAATTGACGGGGCATAGAAGAGACATTACTTCCGTTCATATCGAAGATATCAGAAAATTGTTAAACAGACAGGGCAGCAAACAAATATCCCTGCCCTACGGACTGATAGCGACAAAGGAATACGGCAGTCTTACGATAGGAACGTCTATAGCTGGAAATGGTCATTGTAAGGCGAAGGAAAAAGGACCGGCTCTTGCAATATCTATTCCCGGAACGGTACAGGTACCGGGACTGGGAGAGGTGGAATTTTCTGTATTTTCTTATGAAAAAACTCAAATTATTCCTGAAAAATCATATACGAAATGGTTCGACTATGATAGAATAACTAGGTCTTTAGCGTTTCGCCAAAGAGAAACTGGGGACTATCTTACAATCAATGAAGATTTGTCGAAGAAAACCTTAAAGAATTATATGATAGGGGAGAAAATCCCCAAAAGCCAAAGAGGGGAACTTTATGTGCTGACGGAGGGCAGTCATGTGTTGTGGGTGCCCGGCTACCGCATTAGCCAATACTATAAAGTAACAGAATATACAAAAAGTATCTTAGAGGTACGATTAAGAGGAGGACTTTTTAAATGTCAGAAAGAGTAA
- the hpt gene encoding hypoxanthine phosphoribosyltransferase: MSERVRVMLSEEAVDKRIQEIGEQISRDYAGKQVHLVCVLKGGSFFMCELAKRITVPVSLDFMSVSSYGSETKSSGVVRIVKDLDEPLENKDVLVVEDIIDSGRTLSYLLEMLKDRGPKSLKLCTLLDKPERRVVEVDVDYTCFQIPDEFVVGYGLDYDQRYRNLPYIGVVELD, from the coding sequence ATGTCAGAAAGAGTAAGAGTTATGCTGTCGGAAGAAGCAGTAGATAAGAGAATCCAGGAGATCGGTGAGCAGATTAGCAGAGATTATGCAGGGAAGCAAGTACATCTTGTGTGTGTTCTGAAGGGCGGAAGCTTCTTTATGTGCGAGCTGGCTAAGAGAATTACAGTGCCGGTATCCCTCGATTTCATGTCGGTATCCAGTTATGGAAGCGAGACGAAATCCAGCGGTGTTGTAAGAATCGTGAAGGATTTGGATGAACCTCTGGAGAATAAAGATGTACTCGTAGTGGAGGATATTATCGATTCCGGAAGAACATTAAGCTACCTTCTCGAGATGCTTAAAGATAGGGGACCGAAGAGTCTTAAGCTCTGTACGCTGCTCGATAAGCCCGAGCGCAGAGTTGTGGAAGTGGATGTGGATTATACCTGTTTCCAGATTCCGGATGAATTCGTGGTAGGATATGGACTCGACTATGATCAGAGATATCGGAATCTTCCCTATATCGGCGTAGTCGAGCTTGATTGA
- the ftsH gene encoding ATP-dependent zinc metalloprotease FtsH, translating into MNNKKNLNTYFLVILSLLFLAAWMFRSLNGQETDYTRGELTKDLEEGSILEAMIQPNKETPTGIIRVALSNGEERTLYATDVNEIEKVLVSYGLDPEVKDIPRDNWFMTSMFPLLLVLVVGVFFFVMMNSQNANSGSGGKMMNFGKSRARLSLNNKITLKDVAGLQEEKEELEEIINFLKEPGKFTKVGARIPKGVLLEGAPGTGKTLLAKAIAGEANVPFFSISGSDFVEMFVGVGASRVRDLFADAKKSSPCIVFIDEIDAVARRRGTGMGGGHDEREQTLNQLLVEMDGFGANEGIIVMAATNRVDILDPAILRPGRFDRKITVSAPDVRGRKEILKVHSRNKPLAEDVNLEQIAQTTAGFTGADLENLMNEAAITAAMENRAFVKQEDIKKSFIKVGIGAEKRSRIISDKEKKITAYHEAGHAILFHVLPDVGPVYTVSIIPTGLGAAGYTMPLPEKDEMFWTKGRMMQDIMVSLGGRIAEEIIFDDITTGASSDIKKATKVARKMVTRYGMSDNIGVINYDDDDDEVFIGRDLAHAKSHSELVSGEIDREVKGIISDCYDKAKAIIAENITILHKCAELLLEKEKISREEFEALFD; encoded by the coding sequence TTGAATAATAAGAAGAATTTAAATACGTATTTTTTAGTTATCCTAAGCCTTCTTTTTCTGGCGGCGTGGATGTTTAGAAGCTTAAATGGGCAGGAAACTGATTATACCAGAGGGGAATTGACGAAGGATCTGGAAGAGGGTTCCATTCTGGAGGCGATGATTCAGCCGAACAAGGAGACGCCCACCGGTATTATCAGGGTAGCTCTAAGCAATGGTGAAGAAAGAACGCTATATGCGACGGATGTAAATGAAATAGAGAAAGTGCTCGTATCCTATGGACTGGACCCGGAAGTAAAGGATATCCCGAGGGATAATTGGTTTATGACAAGCATGTTTCCTCTGCTTCTTGTGCTGGTAGTGGGAGTTTTCTTTTTCGTTATGATGAATTCCCAGAATGCGAACAGCGGCAGCGGCGGAAAGATGATGAACTTCGGCAAGAGCCGTGCCAGACTTTCCTTGAATAATAAGATTACATTAAAAGATGTGGCAGGGCTTCAGGAAGAGAAAGAGGAGTTGGAAGAAATTATCAACTTTTTAAAAGAACCGGGCAAGTTCACAAAGGTTGGCGCGAGAATTCCTAAGGGTGTGCTTCTTGAAGGCGCGCCGGGAACCGGTAAAACCTTGCTTGCAAAAGCCATTGCCGGAGAAGCAAATGTACCGTTTTTCAGCATTTCCGGTTCTGATTTCGTGGAAATGTTCGTAGGTGTCGGTGCATCCAGAGTGCGTGATTTGTTCGCAGATGCGAAAAAGTCCTCTCCTTGTATTGTATTTATTGATGAGATCGATGCGGTGGCGAGAAGGCGTGGTACCGGTATGGGCGGAGGCCACGATGAAAGAGAGCAGACGCTGAATCAATTGTTGGTGGAAATGGACGGTTTCGGTGCTAACGAAGGTATTATCGTTATGGCGGCGACGAACCGTGTGGATATTTTAGATCCGGCTATTTTAAGACCGGGACGTTTTGACAGAAAGATTACGGTTAGCGCACCTGATGTACGCGGAAGAAAAGAAATTCTGAAGGTACATTCCAGAAATAAGCCTCTTGCAGAAGATGTCAACCTGGAGCAGATTGCGCAGACGACGGCAGGGTTTACCGGTGCTGATTTGGAAAACCTTATGAATGAAGCTGCGATTACCGCAGCTATGGAAAATCGTGCATTCGTAAAACAAGAAGATATTAAGAAATCCTTCATTAAGGTAGGTATTGGTGCCGAGAAACGCAGCCGTATCATATCCGATAAGGAAAAGAAGATCACTGCATATCATGAGGCAGGCCACGCGATTCTATTCCATGTGCTGCCGGATGTGGGCCCGGTATATACCGTATCGATTATCCCTACAGGGCTTGGGGCAGCAGGTTATACAATGCCTCTTCCGGAAAAGGATGAGATGTTCTGGACTAAAGGCAGGATGATGCAAGATATTATGGTATCACTGGGCGGACGTATTGCGGAAGAGATTATTTTCGATGATATTACAACGGGAGCTTCCAGCGACATTAAGAAAGCGACTAAAGTGGCCAGAAAAATGGTGACAAGATATGGTATGTCCGATAATATAGGTGTGATTAACTATGATGATGACGATGATGAAGTATTCATTGGACGTGATCTTGCTCATGCGAAGAGTCATAGTGAGTTGGTTTCGGGAGAGATTGACAGGGAAGTGAAGGGAATCATAAGTGATTGCTATGATAAGGCGAAGGCTATTATTGCAGAAAATATAACGATCCTTCATAAGTGCGCAGAGTTACTTCTGGAAAAAGAAAAGATTTCTCGTGAAGAGTTTGAAGCATTATTTGATTGA
- a CDS encoding glycoside hydrolase family 13 protein, producing the protein MDIDGFSRAEYNQHYISRMRPIFNMKALFSDMTEDYVSPAEPSAYGEVTIRIRTKRNNVDKVFFVCDNENHLMMKSESDDYFDYYSHTVQLENREISYYFEIHAGKIICYYNYGGASKSVSKELDFRLIPGYKTPDWAKGAVMYQIYVDRFCNGDPSNDVLTNEYRYIGENTVKVEDWDKHPAAIGIREFYGGDLQGVLDKMDYLQDLGVDVIYFNPLFVSPSNHKYDIQDYDYIDPHFGKIVEDKGELLTPGVENRFASKYINRVTNKANLEASNQLFIKVVEEAHRRGMKVILDGVFNHCGSFNKWMDRERIYENAEGYEKGAYVDRNSPYHNYFIFHDKYAWPYNGTYDGWWGHDTLPKLNFEGSKELFDYVMCIAKKWVSAPYNADGWRLDVAADLGHSQEYNHYFWKQFYQSVKEANPNAIVLAEHYGNPRDWLHGDEWDTIMNYDAFMEPLTWFLTGMQKHSDDYREDMYGNVESFWGAMIYNSVNMTMPSMYISMNELSNHDHSRFLTRTNQKVGRTNTIGSHAADEGVNKAVLREAVVVQMTWPGAPTIYYGDEAGVKGFTDPDNRRTYPWGKEDKELIDFHKAIIQIHKRNKEFLTGSVKWYKETPRHVLAYGRFNKEEQSLVVVNNSDVEIMQEIQVWYLGTPREGVMNQLIFTGECGYNTEMKEYPIVSGKVSLTLPPTSAVILKYKKKQTKNFLQFK; encoded by the coding sequence ATGGATATTGATGGGTTTTCCAGGGCTGAATATAATCAGCATTATATATCGAGGATGCGCCCCATTTTTAATATGAAAGCTTTGTTTAGTGATATGACAGAGGATTATGTGTCGCCGGCAGAACCGAGTGCTTATGGAGAAGTAACCATAAGGATCAGGACTAAGAGAAATAATGTGGATAAGGTGTTTTTCGTATGTGATAATGAGAATCATCTCATGATGAAATCGGAATCGGATGATTATTTTGACTACTATTCCCATACCGTGCAGTTGGAGAATAGGGAGATTTCTTATTATTTTGAAATCCATGCGGGTAAGATTATTTGTTATTATAATTATGGCGGCGCCTCTAAGAGCGTAAGCAAAGAATTGGATTTCCGGCTTATTCCGGGCTATAAGACTCCTGATTGGGCAAAGGGAGCGGTTATGTATCAAATCTATGTGGACCGTTTCTGTAACGGAGATCCTTCGAATGATGTTCTGACCAATGAATACCGCTATATAGGAGAAAATACGGTAAAGGTAGAAGATTGGGATAAGCACCCGGCAGCAATAGGCATAAGGGAATTCTATGGCGGTGATTTGCAGGGTGTCTTGGATAAGATGGACTATTTACAGGATTTAGGGGTAGATGTTATTTACTTCAACCCTTTATTTGTATCCCCTTCTAATCATAAATATGATATTCAGGATTATGATTATATCGATCCCCATTTCGGGAAGATTGTAGAGGATAAAGGAGAACTCCTGACACCGGGGGTGGAGAATCGTTTCGCATCCAAATACATCAACAGAGTAACGAATAAGGCTAATTTGGAGGCGAGCAATCAACTCTTCATTAAAGTAGTGGAGGAAGCCCATCGCAGAGGAATGAAGGTTATATTAGATGGAGTATTCAATCACTGCGGCTCCTTCAATAAATGGATGGATAGAGAGAGAATCTATGAGAATGCAGAGGGCTACGAAAAAGGTGCTTATGTGGATAGGAACAGCCCTTATCATAACTATTTCATCTTTCATGATAAGTATGCCTGGCCTTATAATGGAACTTATGATGGATGGTGGGGACATGATACCCTCCCGAAGCTGAATTTCGAAGGCTCTAAGGAATTATTTGATTATGTGATGTGCATCGCTAAGAAATGGGTATCCGCGCCTTACAACGCAGATGGATGGCGTCTTGATGTGGCGGCTGATCTCGGGCATTCTCAGGAATATAATCATTACTTTTGGAAGCAATTCTATCAATCCGTCAAGGAAGCGAATCCTAATGCGATAGTGCTGGCTGAGCATTATGGTAATCCGAGAGATTGGCTTCATGGCGATGAATGGGATACCATTATGAATTATGATGCTTTTATGGAACCGCTTACGTGGTTCCTGACAGGAATGCAGAAGCATAGTGATGATTATAGAGAAGATATGTATGGGAATGTGGAAAGTTTCTGGGGAGCTATGATATATAATAGCGTAAATATGACGATGCCTTCTATGTATATCTCTATGAATGAGCTATCTAACCACGATCACTCCCGTTTCCTGACAAGAACGAACCAAAAGGTAGGCAGAACGAATACTATAGGCTCTCATGCTGCGGATGAGGGTGTGAATAAAGCTGTTCTACGAGAGGCCGTTGTGGTACAGATGACCTGGCCGGGAGCGCCTACGATATATTACGGTGATGAAGCCGGTGTTAAGGGATTTACTGATCCTGATAACCGGAGAACTTACCCGTGGGGCAAGGAAGATAAGGAATTAATTGACTTCCACAAAGCAATCATTCAGATACATAAGAGAAATAAGGAGTTCCTTACCGGATCTGTGAAGTGGTACAAGGAAACTCCCAGACATGTTCTGGCATATGGGCGCTTCAACAAAGAGGAACAATCGTTAGTTGTAGTTAATAATAGCGATGTTGAGATAATGCAAGAGATTCAGGTATGGTATCTAGGAACACCGAGGGAAGGGGTAATGAATCAATTGATCTTCACGGGAGAATGCGGCTATAATACGGAAATGAAGGAATACCCCATCGTTTCCGGCAAGGTCAGTCTGACGCTTCCGCCTACATCGGCAGTTATCTTAAAATATAAGAAGAAACAGACAAAAAATTTCTTGCAATTTAAATAG
- a CDS encoding site-specific integrase — MPTARKLPSGSWRCQVYSHTEDIVQSDGTIKKKRVYKSFTSDIPTNKGKRLAEQAASSWAAEKESANRIDDITLGEGIDRYVKARESILSPRTITDYKRIRNKELQSIMGIKIPLITQEEIQGAVNVDAQTRSPKTVRNSHGLVSAVLSIYRPNFALKTTFPQKVRPDIYVPSETEIKALLAFVVNTDMELPILLAAFGPMRRGEICALESKDISGNIVHVCKNMVINSDRQWVIKSPKSYAGDRYIDYPDFVSDKWKGIEGRIVKLSPNDITRTFKQILKDAGLTHFRFHDLRHYSASIQHALGIPDSYIMQRGGWGNDGTLKEVYRHTISDRSKEMNTLANNYFSSLCNTKCNTK, encoded by the coding sequence ATGCCAACAGCAAGAAAATTACCTTCCGGCTCATGGAGATGCCAAGTGTACAGTCATACTGAAGATATTGTGCAAAGTGATGGGACTATTAAAAAGAAACGAGTCTACAAATCATTTACTAGTGATATCCCCACAAATAAGGGAAAACGTCTCGCAGAACAAGCCGCTTCCTCCTGGGCCGCTGAAAAGGAAAGCGCAAATCGAATAGATGATATAACGCTCGGAGAGGGAATTGACCGTTATGTAAAGGCGCGCGAATCCATACTCTCTCCACGAACTATTACAGATTATAAACGGATTCGGAACAAGGAATTGCAAAGTATTATGGGTATAAAAATACCTCTCATTACCCAAGAAGAGATACAAGGAGCTGTAAACGTTGATGCACAAACACGATCACCTAAAACGGTGCGAAACAGTCACGGTTTAGTTTCTGCAGTATTAAGTATATATAGACCGAACTTTGCTCTCAAAACAACCTTTCCGCAAAAAGTAAGACCTGATATATATGTGCCTTCCGAAACAGAAATAAAGGCATTGCTTGCTTTTGTAGTAAATACCGATATGGAACTCCCTATCCTTTTAGCTGCTTTTGGTCCTATGAGACGGGGAGAAATATGCGCTCTTGAATCAAAAGATATATCCGGTAATATTGTTCATGTTTGTAAAAACATGGTTATTAACTCTGACAGGCAGTGGGTTATAAAGTCTCCGAAGAGCTACGCCGGGGATCGCTATATAGATTATCCTGATTTTGTTTCTGATAAATGGAAAGGTATAGAAGGAAGGATTGTTAAGTTAAGCCCAAATGATATTACAAGAACGTTTAAGCAGATACTTAAAGATGCAGGGCTTACACATTTCAGATTCCATGACTTACGCCATTATTCTGCAAGTATACAGCACGCCCTTGGAATTCCAGATAGTTACATAATGCAGCGCGGCGGTTGGGGGAATGATGGCACATTAAAAGAAGTATATCGGCATACAATATCTGACCGAAGCAAGGAAATGAATACCCTTGCAAATAACTATTTTTCTTCGCTATGCAACACGAAATGCAACACAAAATAA